A DNA window from Arachis duranensis cultivar V14167 chromosome 3, aradu.V14167.gnm2.J7QH, whole genome shotgun sequence contains the following coding sequences:
- the LOC107477023 gene encoding amidophosphoribosyltransferase, chloroplastic — protein sequence MQAAACAVVPLIMRRNIKHPSLVYPVASAHTRHHQSLEPFAHGRYFTFKPLFFSLKPTATTTTRAATSHNHNSPIPKPQQHQHSSPFSFSDDDEKPREECGVVGIYGDPEASRLCYLALHALQHRGQEGAGIVTVNNNVLQSITGVGLVSDVFNESKLDQLSGSLAIGHVRYSTAGQSMLKNVQPFVAGYRFGSVGVAHNGNLVNYRTLRAKMEDNGSIFNTTSDTEVVLHLIATSKHRPFILRIVDACEKLEGAYSMVFVTEDKLVAVRDPFGFRPLVMGRRSNGSVVFASETCALDLIEATYEREVYPGEVIVVDNNGIQSLCLMSHPQPKQCIFEHIYFALPNSVVFGRSVYESRRQFGEILATESPVDCDVVIAVPDSGVVAALGYAAKAGVPFQQGLIRSHYVGRTFIEPSQKIRDFGVKLKLSPVRAVLEGKRVVVVDDSIVRGTTSSKIVRLLKEAGAKEVHMRIASPPIIGSCYYGVDTPSSEELISNRMSVEEIRDFIGSDSLAFLPFDSLRNLLGNESPNFCYACFSGKYPVEPRELKVKRVGDFVDDGLNGSLETIDGGWVQATTPPQPTRTPKEVKAAGTVF from the exons ATGCAAGCAGCTGCTTGTGCAGTTGTGCCGTTGATTATGAG AAGAAATATAAAGCATCCGAGTCTTGTTTACCCCGTAGCATCAGCGCACACCAGACACCATCAATCTCTTGAACCATTCGCTCATGGCCGCTACTTCACTTTCAaacctctcttcttctctctcaaaCCCACCGCCACCACGACAACACGCGCCGCCACATCCCACAACCACAACTCCCCAATCCCCAAACCACAACAGCACCAACACTCGTCTCCCTTCTCCTTCTCCGATGACGACGAAAAGCCACGCGAAGAGTGCGGCGTCGTTGGAATCTACGGCGACCCCGAAGCCTCCCGCCTCTGTTACCTCGCACTCCACGCTCTCCAGCACCGCGGCCAAGAAGGCGCCGGAATCGTAACCGTCAACAACAACGTCCTCCAATCCATCACCGGCGTCGGCCTCGTCTCCGACGTCTTCAACGAGTCCAAGCTCGACCAGCTCTCCGGCTCTCTAGCCATCGGCCATGTCCGTTACTCCACCGCCGGACAGTCCATGCTCAAGAACGTCCAGCCTTTCGTCGCCGGATACCGCTTTGGCTCCGTCGGCGTCGCTCACAATGGTAATCTCGTAAATTACCGAACCTTAAGGGCAAAAATGGAAGACAACGGTTCCATCTTCAACACAACGTCTGATACTGAGGTGGTTCTTCACCTCATCGCAACTTCGAAGCACCGACCTTTTATTCTGAGAATCGTTGACGCCTGTGAGAAGCTCGAAGGTGCGTATTCAATGGTGTTTGTTACAGAGGACAAGCTTGTTGCCGTTAGGGACCCGTTTGGATTTAGGCCTTTGGTTATGGGAAGAAGAAGCAACGGTTCTGTGGTTTTTGCTTCTGAAACTTGCGCTCTTGATTTGATTGAAGCTACTTACGAAAGAGAAGTGTACCCTGGCGAGGTTATTGTTGTTGACAACAATGGAATTCAGAGTCTCTGCCTCATGTCTCATCCGCAACCCAAACAGTGTATATTTGAGCATATTTACTTCGCTTTACCCAATTCTGTTGTTTTTGGTAGGTCAGTGTATGAATCTAGAAGGCAATTTGGTGAGATTCTTGCAACTGAGAGCCCTGTTGATTGTGATGTTGTCATAGCTGTGCCTGATTCCGGTGTTGTCGCGGCGCTTGGATACGCCGCGAAAGCCGGTGTCCCCTTCCAGCAGGGGCTAATTAGGTCCCACTATGTTGGGAGGACCTTCATTGAACCTTCTCAGAAGATTAGGGACTTTGGCGTGAAGCTTAAGCTATCGCCGGTTCGTGCGGTTCTAGAAGGGAAGAGAGTTGTGGTGGTGGATGATTCAATTGTGAGAGGAACAACATCATCAAAGATCGTGAGGTTGTTGAAGGAGGCTGGTGCCAAAGAGGTTCACATGAGGATTGCAAGCCCACCAATCATTGGTTCTTGTTACTATGGTGTGGATACTCCAAGCTCTGAGGAGTTGATTTCTAATAGGATGAGTGTTGAGGAGATTAGGGATTTTATTGGTTCCGATTCACTTGCTTTTCTTCCATTTGATAGCTTGAGGAATTTGTTGGGCAATGAGTCCCCAAATTTCTGTTATGCTTGTTTCTCTGGGAAGTACCCTGTTGAGCCAAGAGAACTTAAGGTGAAGAGGGTTGGTGACTTTGTTGATGATGGGTTGAATGGGAGTTTGGAAACCATTGATGGTGGCTGGGTTCAAGCAACAACACCACCACAACCAACAAGAACTCCTAAAGAGGTTAAGGCTGCTGGTACTGTTTTTTGA
- the LOC107476613 gene encoding bZIP transcription factor 29, protein MGDNEDSNNNNDMMQRLQSSFGTTSSSSSSFLKQTLTMEQLTIPQFQQMRANNNNQQQHFYGGDGMKRAGIPPSHPHQIPPISPYSQIPRSTLTHHQMGSPTPTHTRSLSQPSFFSLDSLPPLSPSPFRGADSSTSISDQASADVSMEDRDVSSHQQQQQQHSLLPPSSPFSSARGTGNPLPPPRKTHRRSNSDIPFGFSTILQSSPPLIPLKKPAQLVKKESGSWSSADPNAEGSGEKKLSPEGEVVDDLFSAYMNLDSINDAFNNNSSDEKNGNEIIINNNNSNRDDLDSRASGTKTSNNNGGGDSSDNEAESSGNSMMSQSCGEKRDGVKKRSAAGEVVGGVAPTSRHYRSVSMDSFIGKLNFNDESPRLPPSPGSARPPSSNGIDGNTGAFSLEFGNGEFSGPELKKIMANEKLAEIAMMDPKRAKRILANRQSAARSKERKMRYISELEHKVQTLQTEATTLSAQLTLLQRDSVGLTNQNSELKFRLQSMEQQAKLRDALNEALTAEVQRLKLATAELNGESHSSGCLIPQHSVNPLMFQQQQQASTASQQNIHLQQQRQNGNTNSQTDLKQ, encoded by the exons ATGGGTGACAATGAAgactccaacaacaataatgacaTGATGCAAAGGCTTCAATCCTCATTCGGAACGACGTCGTCTTCGTCTTCTTCGTTTCTCAAACAGACTCTTACCATGGAGCAGCTCACAATACCCCAATTCCAACAAATGCGTGCTAATAACAATAATCAGCAACAACATTTCTACGGTGGAGATGGAATGAAGCGTGCGGGTATACCACCGTCTCACCCGCACCAGATCCCGCCCATTTCCCCATACTCTCAGATCCCGCGCTCCACACTCACTCACCACCAAATGGGTTCACCTACACCCACCCACACCCGATCCCTATCCCAACCATCGTTCTTCTCACTCGACTCTCTCCCACCGCTAAGCCCCTCTCCCTTCCGCGGCGCTGACTCCTCAACTTCAATCTCCGACCAAGCCTCCGCTGACGTCTCCATGGAAGATCGTGACGTCAGCAGCCACcaacagcaacagcaacaacacTCTCTCCTCCCTCCGTCTTCGCCTTTCTCATCTGCCCGGGGCACCGGCAACCCGCTGCCCCCTCCTCGGAAAACGCACCGTCGCTCCAACAGCGATATACCGTTTGGATTCTCCACCATTTTGCAGTCGTCGCCGCCGCTGATTCCGTTGAAGAAGCCTGCGCAGCTTGTTAAGAAGGAATCTGGTTCCTGGAGTAGCGCTGATCCCAATGCGGAGGGATCAGGGGAGAAGAAGCTCTCCCCTGAAGGTGAAGTAGTTGATGATCTTTTCTCTGCTTACATGAACTTGGATAGCATCAATGACGCGTTTAACAATAATTCATCTGATGAGAAGAACGGTAACgagattattattaataataacaatagtaATCGTGATGATTTGGATAGTAGAGCTAGTGGAACCAAGACTAGTAACAACAATGGTGGTGGTGACAGTAGTGATAATGAAGCTGAGAGTAGCGGCAACTCAATGATGAGTCAGAGTTGTGGGGAGAAGAGGGATGGTGTTAAGAAGAGGAGTGCTGCTGGTGAGGTTGTTGGCGGCGTCGCTCCCACGAGCCGCCACTATAGGAGTGTGTCTATGGATAGtttcattggcaagttgaatttCAATGATGAGTCGCCAAGGTTGCCGCCATCGCCTGGGTCTGCTCGGCCGCCTTCCTCGAATGGAATTGATGGGAACACTGGTGCTTTCAGCTTGGAGTTTGGGAATGGTGAGTTTAGTGGCCCTGAGTTGAAGAAGATCATGGCCAATGAGAAGCTTGCTGAGATTGCTATGATGGATCCTAAGCGTGCAAAGAG GATTCTGGCCAATCGGCAGTCAGCTGCACGATCCAAAGAAAGGAAGATGCGGTACATTTCTGAGCTGGAACATAAGGTCCAGACCCTACAAACTGAGGCCACCACACTCTCTGCACAGCTTACTCTGTTGCAG AGGGATTCTGTTGGACTCACTAACCAAAATAGTGAGCTTAAATTTCGCCTTCAATCCATGGAACAACAGGCAAAACTCCGAGATg CTCTAAACGAGGCTCTCACTGCCGAGGTTCAACGACTAAAGCTCGCTACGGCCGAGCTGAACGGGGAGTCGCACTCATCCGGTTGCTTGATTCCGCAACATTCTGTCAACCCTCTGATGTTTCAGCAGCAGCAGCAAGCTTCTACTGCATCTCAACAAAATATTCATCTTCAACAACAGCGGCAGAATGGTAATACCAACTCACAAACCGATCTAAAACAATAA